The following proteins are encoded in a genomic region of Actinomadura sp. NAK00032:
- a CDS encoding bifunctional UDP-sugar hydrolase/5'-nucleotidase, which yields MTRRRTILACAAAGLTVMGPAAQPAAARPAPTASVRLLALNDFHGNLEPPSGSSGRAVDEDGNTVLAGGAAYIAAHLKQLRNRDTLTVAQGDLIGASPLISAAYHDEPSVQFLGDVGVTASAVGNHEFDEGYQELLRIQNGGCHPVDGCSPEGAWHGAKFDYLAANVLKKQGHHERPAMKPWTIRRINGVRVGFIGVVTKTTPSIVTAEGIKGLTFDDEVAAANRAARELKRRHVRAMVLLVHEGDQVKAGTRPDECGIVPGAGSRIAQQADPEIDMVLSGHTHQQYVCSVKDPNGRPRLFSSGSSFGRVITEVNLKVNRRTGDIVRSSVKADNHVVTRDIAPDPATEKFVQTWKDRVSVIADKPIGKITADLTRTPSPAGETALGDVIADAQLAGTKDLGAQVALMNPGGVRTDLTYAASGSEGDGVVTYGEAFAVQPFSNVMGVTSLTGAQLDALLEQQWTSAGEKILQPSANLHFTINRTNPVGDRVSAITIDGTPIAPTTTYKVAANNFLLGGGDGFTVFTEGQDQVLGAIDLDTFVTYFNTQGTITPPPLTRITTQ from the coding sequence ATGACTCGACGACGCACCATCCTGGCCTGCGCCGCGGCGGGGCTGACGGTCATGGGCCCGGCCGCGCAACCCGCCGCCGCGCGCCCCGCGCCGACCGCGTCCGTGCGGCTCCTCGCGCTCAACGACTTCCACGGCAACCTGGAGCCGCCCTCGGGGAGCTCGGGCAGGGCCGTCGACGAGGACGGCAACACCGTCCTCGCGGGCGGGGCCGCCTACATCGCGGCCCACCTCAAGCAACTGCGGAACCGCGACACCCTCACCGTCGCCCAGGGCGACCTGATCGGCGCCTCACCGCTGATCTCCGCCGCCTACCACGACGAACCGTCGGTGCAGTTCCTCGGCGACGTCGGCGTCACGGCCTCCGCGGTCGGGAACCACGAGTTCGACGAGGGCTACCAGGAGCTGCTGCGCATCCAGAACGGCGGCTGCCACCCCGTCGACGGCTGCTCGCCCGAAGGCGCCTGGCACGGCGCGAAGTTCGACTACCTCGCCGCGAACGTGCTGAAGAAGCAGGGCCACCACGAGCGGCCCGCCATGAAACCCTGGACGATCCGCCGCATCAACGGCGTCCGGGTCGGCTTCATCGGCGTCGTCACCAAGACCACCCCGAGCATCGTCACCGCCGAGGGCATCAAGGGCCTGACGTTCGACGACGAGGTCGCCGCAGCGAACCGCGCCGCCCGCGAGCTGAAGCGCCGCCACGTCCGCGCGATGGTGCTGCTCGTCCACGAGGGCGACCAGGTGAAGGCCGGCACCCGCCCCGACGAGTGCGGCATCGTCCCCGGCGCCGGCTCGCGCATCGCGCAGCAGGCCGACCCCGAGATCGACATGGTCCTTTCGGGCCACACCCACCAGCAGTACGTCTGCTCGGTCAAGGACCCGAACGGCCGCCCGCGCCTGTTCTCCTCAGGCTCCTCCTTCGGCCGCGTGATCACCGAGGTGAACCTCAAGGTGAACCGGCGCACCGGCGACATCGTCCGCTCCTCCGTGAAGGCGGACAACCACGTCGTCACCCGCGACATCGCCCCGGACCCGGCGACGGAGAAGTTCGTCCAGACCTGGAAGGACCGCGTCTCCGTCATCGCCGACAAGCCCATCGGCAAGATCACCGCGGACCTGACCCGCACCCCGTCCCCCGCAGGCGAGACCGCACTGGGCGACGTCATCGCCGACGCCCAGCTAGCAGGCACCAAGGACCTGGGCGCCCAGGTCGCCCTCATGAACCCCGGCGGCGTCCGCACCGACCTCACCTACGCCGCCAGCGGCTCCGAGGGCGACGGCGTCGTCACCTACGGCGAGGCCTTCGCCGTCCAGCCCTTCAGCAACGTCATGGGCGTGACGTCCCTGACCGGCGCCCAACTCGACGCCCTCCTGGAACAGCAGTGGACGTCCGCCGGCGAGAAGATCCTCCAGCCCTCCGCGAACCTGCACTTCACCATCAACCGCACCAACCCCGTAGGCGACCGAGTCTCCGCCATCACCATCGACGGCACCCCGATAGCCCCGACCACCACCTACAAGGTCGCCGCGAACAACTTCCTCTTGGGCGGCGGCGACGGCTTCACAGTCTTCACAGAGGGCCAAGACCAAGTCCTAGGCGCCATAGACCTGGACACCTTCGTCACGTACTTCAACACCCAAGGCACCATCACACCCCCACCCCTAACCCGCATCACCACCCAATAA
- a CDS encoding inorganic phosphate transporter, with protein MSAAKDPGVTVTRDPSAEDDPASLGEQATRRVTGRAWLLLLAGILLVMIGGALGLRSDAQMAVLVLVIVVALVFDYTNGFHDAANAIATAVSTRALTPRVALGMAAAMNMIGALLGVGVAKTVSEVITPPSGLHGLTVVAAGVLGAITWNLITWYFGLPSSSSHALIGGVVGAGLASVSAVNWHTVVEKVAVPMVLSPVVGFCLAYLAMVAILWIFRRANPSRIGRRFRIAQTMSASSLALGHGLQDAQKTMGIIVLALVTTGHADGSTVPWWVVIVCAGALSAGTYAGGWRIMRTLGRKVIEVDPPKGFAAEATASVVLYTTAFIWHAPISTTHTITSAIMGAGATKRLSAVRWGVAGNILVAWVLTMPAAALVAAVVYYAVHFFGA; from the coding sequence ATGAGCGCAGCCAAGGATCCCGGCGTGACCGTCACCCGGGACCCGTCCGCGGAGGACGATCCCGCCTCCCTTGGCGAGCAGGCCACGCGCCGGGTCACCGGCCGGGCCTGGCTGCTGCTGCTGGCCGGCATCCTGCTGGTCATGATCGGCGGCGCGCTCGGGCTCCGGTCCGACGCGCAGATGGCCGTCCTCGTCCTCGTCATCGTCGTGGCGCTGGTCTTCGACTACACCAACGGCTTCCACGACGCCGCCAACGCGATCGCCACCGCCGTCTCGACCCGCGCGCTGACACCGCGCGTCGCACTCGGCATGGCCGCCGCCATGAACATGATCGGCGCGCTGCTCGGGGTCGGCGTCGCCAAGACCGTCAGCGAGGTCATCACACCCCCGTCCGGGCTGCACGGCCTCACCGTCGTCGCCGCCGGCGTGCTCGGCGCCATCACCTGGAACCTCATCACCTGGTACTTCGGGCTGCCGTCGTCGTCCTCGCACGCCCTCATCGGCGGAGTCGTCGGCGCCGGCCTGGCGTCGGTGTCGGCGGTGAACTGGCACACCGTCGTCGAGAAGGTCGCCGTCCCGATGGTGCTGTCACCGGTCGTCGGGTTCTGCCTCGCCTACCTCGCGATGGTGGCCATCCTGTGGATCTTCCGGCGGGCCAACCCCAGCCGGATAGGCCGCCGGTTCCGCATCGCGCAGACCATGTCCGCCTCGTCCCTCGCCCTCGGCCACGGCCTGCAGGACGCGCAGAAGACCATGGGCATCATCGTCCTCGCGCTCGTCACCACCGGGCACGCGGACGGCAGCACCGTCCCCTGGTGGGTGGTCATCGTCTGCGCGGGCGCCCTGTCCGCCGGCACGTACGCGGGCGGCTGGCGCATCATGCGGACGCTCGGCCGCAAGGTCATCGAGGTCGACCCGCCGAAGGGCTTCGCCGCCGAAGCGACGGCCTCCGTCGTCCTCTACACCACCGCTTTCATCTGGCACGCTCCAATCTCCACCACCCACACGATCACCTCAGCGATCATGGGAGCGGGCGCCACCAAGCGCCTGTCCGCCGTCCGCTGGGGCGTCGCCGGCAACATCCTCGTCGCCTGGGTCCTCACCATGCCGGCGGCCGCCCTGGTCGCCGCCGTCGTCTACTACGCGGTCCACTTCTTCGGGGCTTGA
- a CDS encoding DUF47 domain-containing protein produces MRLRLTPREDSFYDMFTDSANNLVTGARLLVELISDGADRAAIAEKMRACEHAGDECTHAIMRRLNETFITPFDREDIYQLASSIDDVMDEMEEAADLVVLYKIDEFPKGIVNMVEVLERAAELTAEAMPRLRSMKELNEYWIEINRLENQGDQVYRKLLAQLFSGEYDTLTVLKLKQVIDRLEDAADAFEHVANTVETIAVKES; encoded by the coding sequence GTGCGCTTGCGTCTCACGCCGCGTGAGGACAGCTTCTACGACATGTTCACCGACTCGGCGAACAACCTGGTCACCGGCGCCAGGCTCCTCGTGGAACTCATCAGCGACGGCGCCGACCGGGCGGCCATCGCGGAGAAGATGCGCGCCTGCGAGCACGCGGGTGACGAATGCACCCACGCGATCATGCGCCGCCTGAACGAAACGTTCATCACGCCGTTCGACCGCGAGGACATCTACCAGCTCGCCTCGTCCATAGACGACGTCATGGACGAGATGGAGGAGGCCGCCGACCTCGTCGTCCTCTACAAGATCGACGAGTTCCCCAAAGGCATCGTCAACATGGTGGAGGTCCTGGAGCGCGCCGCCGAGCTCACCGCCGAGGCCATGCCGCGGCTGCGCTCGATGAAGGAGCTCAACGAGTACTGGATCGAGATCAACCGGCTCGAGAACCAGGGCGACCAGGTGTACCGCAAGCTGCTCGCACAGCTGTTCAGCGGCGAGTACGACACGCTGACGGTGCTGAAGCTGAAGCAGGTCATCGACCGGCTGGAGGACGCCGCCGACGCGTTCGAGCACGTCGCCAACACGGTCGAGACCATCGCGGTCAAGGAATCATGA